The DNA sequence caatGCAGGTACAGATATCTCTTCAAGAtactgattttgtttcctttggaggggaaatacacacacacagaaaaaggatTGCTAGATAACACGCTAGttctattttttagaaatttccaaACCCTTAATGggtatactaatttacatttccacaaaTGGTGTACAAGAGTTCCCTTTTTTCCACACCCTGTCCAACACTTATtgcttgtcttttttaaaaaaaataattgccacCCTAATAGGCATGAGGTGGtatctcattttagttttgatttgcatttctcagatgACCATAATGTTGAGCATGTTTTCACACACTCGTTggccatctttctttctttctttctttcttttttttttttttgaggaatgtcaatttgttttttaatcaagttatttgtttttatttatttgttttgggtaTTGAAATAgatgagttccttatatatttaagatatttatctAAGGTACTGCACAGGTAGTGATGTGTATGCATTATTTGATTATGGTAATCATTACACAATGCACATATTTAACCATGTTGTACGTCTTGATATATATACAATCTATTTGTCAATATTTGGGTATTGAAATAgatgagttccttatatatttaagatattaaGATATCATTTATATaggtgcatacacacacacacacatcagtagTTGCTAAGAGATAGGGTTCTTACCTCCCTTGGAGCCCAGATGCTTTCCCTGCTCTAACCTAGGTTCTTATGCCAAAGTTCCTCAGCCTCCTTTGGTAGTCTGCAAAGCTGTCTGGCTGTGACATCATATGATGATAAAGAAGGGAGAAAGTTAATGCTACATAGTCtacaatggtgtgtgtgtgtgtgtgtgtgtgtgtgtgtgtgtgtgtgtgtgtttaagaggGATTGAAGGCAATAGAAAACATCTAGAAGAAGTTGTGGATTAATCATTTGCCTATGTTCTAAGCCTTTACAGACATGGGCTTTGGGTAGCGGAGCTTTCAAAAGTCCATGATTTACCAACAGCTGGTAAGGTAGAGCTTCCCTGGAAACATTATAGTCCTGTTCAAACTCATGTCCTGCCAAATAAGGAATAAACAGCCAGCTGCTTCTGTCTATTTCCTTTTGTCCTTCTTCTTAGTTtggcttttactttttaatagcaGAACCCATCGTTGTAGTTCCCAGTGCATGATTCTTGATAGACAGGAAGTGTCCCAGGCTATAGAGAACAGGGAAACTAAAGAATAAAGGGGAAATGTTCTTTCCAAGACAATATGATTTTAGACATTTCTCTTTGTCGTTTTAATTTACAATGATACAGATGAAATTTCCTCCTGGCACTTTAATAGCTTACCCGAGTCTCCTATTTATTATACCAGTATTTTATTAATAGGAAACCAAATGTCATCATGGAAATGACtagattggggatgtggctcagtgaggacagaacacttgactagcatacataagaccctgggttcaatgcccagcaccacaaaaaacggacaaacaaaaaaacagctaGACTCAGGAACATAGCTTATTAACACATTGTGGTACATGTCCTTtgagaatgagaaaaacaaaatatccatTCTATATGGGTATGACAAATGGGATTATGAAccacagtttttctttctttaagaaaaagaacatgGCATTTTAAAATCTCCTTCACATTCACTTACAAGTGTATTATAAGCAATTTCCTATTGTTTACATAATTGAATGTGTTATGGACATAAATTGTCCCATTGTTAGGCACACCTGAGGAATTTAGGAATATGATCTCTTTCCACTTAATCACTGACAAGTTCAGTTAAGAGAGAGAGGATCATTGTAGTTTTTCCTGGACAACAATATTCTGGGagctctattttgtattgttAGTGCTCCTCCTGCTCTCACATAGTCCCACATTGATAAAATCATTGGCCTTATTTAAGATAATGTTTAATCCACATACATGAGCAATAAGAAAATCTGCCCTGCCTCTGTGCTTTAACTGAGTTAAATATGAAATGTTCCCATCAGGGAAACAGAGCATGTTGAATACTTGGTCAAAGAGATAAATGAATCCATTAGTGTGATTAGGCAATAAAAACAGTTTCTCAGAACAGGATTTGGTTCTTTACTCCATATGAGGTTTCTTTGGTCTTTTCCTGGTGCTTTGTGCATTTTCCTCTGCATTTCAGTTTGCCATAAAAATTGCTTTTTGTCCTTACAATGATGCTTATGTGACTGTATCAGATCTGAGAAGTTATGATTCAGGGTTATCTCTAGTTGAGAATTTAAACCTAAGCTGATAACATCTTTAGGACTGGAGGAATTGTTGCTTAATACACTGTCCTTAAGCAAAGCTAGAGGAGAAAGGTATAATAGGAAGAAGACAGCCTCAGGTGAGAGATTCAAGGGCCCTTTGAATGGATTTTCTTGATACCTTTGTCTCCAGTTTGATTTGCAAACAGCCTCTATTCCCATTCCTAGTAAATTCTGCAAAATACCCAATCCAGTCTCAAGGAAGGGGGATCAGGGGGAGAGCAATTGTTGTattaggaagagagaaaagagtccAAGAGCTCTTGGGAAAGCATTTGAAAACCTGTTGACTCATAAAGGACCACCCATTCAGAAGGCAGGAGGAAGTTAAGCATGACCAAAGTCCCTTCTGATGTTCCTCTATCACATCCTACTCATAGGAGCTATGTGAAACTGTAGCAGCTTTTGAAACTACATGGCCTCGGTGAAGAACTTGAGATTTTTCTTTGTCTGTAGGGCAGTTTATTGAAGAGAAAATCATTTTCTACCTCTAATTTGTGATGATgttactttcctaaataaacattaaaatttctctACTGGACATGgtgggaaaaaataagaatcccTGTGATAGAAACTTTGGGGTAGATGAGGGAAGGAGTTGGAATAGAAGGAGAACTTACTCATTGAATAGCCTAAACAATTTTTCATCTTCCTCTAAATTTATATCATCGCTCTGGCTCAGCATTGAAGAGAATGTTGTTCAATTCTTTAGTGAACTTACAGACAGTAATATAAGCACTGAGctcaaaataaagaggaagatGCTAGACACCTTTAGTTATTAGTATATATGTAGAGTGGGGGGCGGTCAGAGAGGAGTGAAAAGGTATAGAATtagaattctgaaaataattaagGAACCATTTATTAAAGCCCCACCAATAGCATGACTTAGAAAAATGGTAAGTGACCTGGAGGGATACAATCATATCCATAGCAATTGTCATGCTCTGGGATAAGGAAGTACTTCTCAGCATTCTAAAAACTCCTTTGACTATCTGTTGTTCTCATGTTTACAGATAACCTGTGCAGGCTGGTTAACTGAACCGCTcagaacaaataaacacaattaaCAAGATATTCAACCATACCAAGCCTGTAACTATCCTACCTGAACATCTTATTCACAAGTCAAAAGTATTTTAAGAGTAGTGAAGTGAGGGGTAGGGtagggagaggagaagaaaagtTAACTGTGTCAACAAGGCAAgagaataataaacatttaaactCCATTGTTAGAAAGGAAGATATAGGTTAACCTGGGCTCAAATAACTTCCTTCTAACCCATCAGTATCACATTATCTAAGATTCTAAAGTGCTAAATTGGTCAGATAAGAGATGTGCTAAGAAGTAAGATCCTCTGaacaatgaggaaagaaaattgaagtGAAAATTGTGATCTCCACCTGCAAGAGACTTAAGTGACTTAATGTTtacaagggaagaagagagagaaaatgtgaagAGGATCATATTTACTAATAAAGATAAAACTGGAGacccagaaaggaaaaagatgacTGGGGAAAGGACTAGGAAAGCCAAAGTCATAAAGCTCCACAGGGAACTGAGCCTGGGGGTTGGGAAAAGCTTAGAGGAGCTTATCAGAGCCAGCAGGGACTCTACTGAATGCTGAGTGGACAATCTGTGTCAAGACATCAACAGCAGATGTTTTTCTGGAAGAAGAATGGTAAAATGATAGTCACAGGAGAATATTGTGACCTGCAGACAAGAGCTGTGCTTCATTGACAGCTGGACaataacacacacaaacaaatctAGGGGAAACACAGAGGTTATGTCCCAAAGTTAGAGATTTGGTAAATGGAGATGGGGGGGCTGGCAGGCACTACAGAACATTTCTAAAGAAGCAGGGAGGTAACTAGGACTGTCCACTGAGAGCAACAGAATATAAAGAATGAGAAATCATTCCCACCATGTGGTTAAAAGTGTGCATCTGGAGCTAGACTTCTTGGGTTCAGAAACTCTCTGACACTTACTAACACTATGACCCTGGGAACTTATAACTTCTTTGaccttcaatttcctcatctggaaagtgGGGGTAGTAGTACtatctcatgatttttttttttttttttgaggattgaaTGAGATAGTATTTGGGGAAAAAACTCAGAATATCGTCTGGCATGCAGGAATCAATAGGTGTTAACAACTACTCTACTATGTGATCAGCCTCTGGGAGTGGCTCTGAGCTACACAGAGTGCTTTTGGCATGCTCCCACATACTCCCAGGCTATTCATAAGATAATTTTTGATGGTTTCATAGAATTTCTATTGTCACATCAAAATGACAATTGTCTTCCTTGAGGGCAGTTTTTAAGGAAGGTCTCCATATGTGAGTTAAGCCGAGGACAAAGGTAACTTTCTTTGAGGTTTATAACTACTTTGGGCAAGTCACCTGCCCCATCcgctgagtctcagtttcttacCTATAAaacaggacacacacacagagtataaaatttctgtgatatcaaCTGTGAAAGTGTCTAGAAAAATGCCTGGAATACAGTAAGTTTCAATCAAAGTTTTCTGAGTGTGAACCTGCCTTGTGATGTTGATGATGGGTGACAAAAGTCTGAGACACTTTCATCTGGAGAGGGTGCTCTTAACTATTTTCACAGCTGTTTGTGGAGAGGCCTTGGGTTCATTCAGCTTTTGTCAGAACCCTAGAAGAACTGACCTCTTAGGTCACAAATGAACCTGACATTTATATCTATTCCAGCTTATCACAGGTgtgaacaggaaaaaaacaaaaacatcctgGGGCCTCTAAAATTCATGATGGGAATGCATTTTACACTTTCCCCTTTGGATTTTCCTTCCAAGCCTAAaggaaaaagagtgaaaagaaGTGAGTAATTGCTCATACATTATGTTTCCTGGTTCTACTTTCATTAGAAATTGCTGTTCTCCTCCTGTCCAGGACACAGTTGGCTGCCTGGCTGGACATCTTGCTGTGATTCTAACCATCTTCCTTGGAAACAACTGATTGTGTCTTCTGTCCCACTATTTGGAACCATGATGGATTTGATTGAGGATACCCTCTCTTACAAAACCTCTTGGTTTAGATAGTCTCTCCATGAGACTATATTTAATAGGCCCTGTCCACTTTGCAGATTCCAAAATCTACTTTCTCTGGAGCTCTAGGAAAAGAATGGAACAGGtagtgctttctttctttctttcttttaatttttttttttagttgtagatggacacaatgactttatttgtttatttttatgtggtgctgaggattgaacacagtacctcatacatgtgaggcaagtgctgtaccactgagccacaaccccagccctgtagtgctttctttttattttctcctcaagGATATTTAGGAGATCTTTGTCACAACCAATGGTATTCAATAAGCAATGACTCTTTCCCTTCATTCTTGAAGGAAGAGCATGGAAGAGCCAAGCACCCAGCCAGCTGACCAATAGCTGCAAGTCTTCAGAAatcctttcctgcttttctttcccCATCTGCTCTGCCAGGGTTAACTGGGAAGCCTCTGGCAGGTCCCAATATATGTCTTACAATGTTCAGGCTCCCTCCCCAACAATCATTTAATAGAAAGGGGTTTTATGATACAAATTTGATAATCTCCCATGCACACTGGCACTGTTCTAATTGAAGTTGTAAGCCCATAAAATTCAAGCCCTTTGTCTTCCTGAAGGCCACAAGGTTTAAAAAGATACTATTGTCCTGCCTAACACCCACTACATTGTCACCAGGGACTGATTAAACAGAGTCCTGAATCCAAACAGTGCGGATTTTGTCTAGGTCCTTTTCAGGCCCGACAATGCCCTTTTCAGTTCCCAAGACAAAAGGAGGTTTAAGGAACGAGATTCTTCTAAGATAACCACATCCATATGGAAGGCAAGGTGGCCGGCAGCTGAGACCCAAACTCCCCACTCCCATCCCCCTCTGtccttctccacccccaccctcaaaTCCCAGGTGATAACACTGCCTCCCAGTCTCCTCCTTGAACAGGAAATCTAGGGCCTCTAACAGGTTGGATACCTACCACTCACAGATCTATTAGGGGCTCCTATTCCCTTTCCCTGGACCCGATTCCCTAAACTGCTTTTCTCAGGTGCATCTTCCTGCAAAtggatgcgggggggggggggggggaatgataTCACCACTTCTCCAGAGGGACTTGCCTGCAGGGAGTTCCAAATAATGAGGAGCAGTTGCAAACCCAAGGGGTGGAACACTAAGACCCTGGAGCCTAATGTGCAATGGGAGCGCATATAAAACGAGGGGAAGCGCACTAGCGGACTGTGTTTTAACCTAGGGCCACCAAAGTTCCCGCAGTACAAAGCCGCTCTGAGGCAGTGTCCAGGGCCTACTACTGTTGATTTCTTCACGCCGCTGCCCGACCCAGTCCCACCATGGATAGGCGCTGCTTCAAGAGGAGGTGGAAAATCACAGCATAGTGAGACACTTGGGAATTAACTGAGAATTCCTGGTGGTTTATGGATCTCTGAGCTTTCGGTACCCACTTCGGAGACCCTCATTGCCCTTCATGGACCACATGGTAGAGTTTTGCAGTTTCAAAACTCCAGGAGCCCAGAGGAGCTTCAGCGACACTCTGGGACCAAGGCTACCACACAAGTTAACAGAATCCCCAAGATTCCTGCAAGTGGATGGGGGGGGGGATGAGATCACCACTGCTAGcttcctcccctccactcccccatCTTCCTAAAGCCGAGTTGTCACTGCGACCTGCCCTTCAGCCAAGGAGCTGACCGGCGCTATAAGCTCCAATGCGGTGAGCACGCTCCAACCTATACGTCCCCATCAGAAACGCTGGGGGACCCAACCCTACACATTTTATTCTTgattcacagaaagaaaaaaaatattctatttcttttaaaataagtcgCTTCCCATACAAATggctatttaaaatatacaaataagacTCAGTAAAATCTAGGTCTGGGGCTGGAGGTCCAGGGAAAGGGAGATTTTAGCAAAAGGGACGATCTTAGCGAAAGTTCACTGCGTGTGCTTCCGCGATGGCTGGAGAGGGCGTGACAGGGTTCCCCGAAGTGGGACCTGCAGGGAAGGGGCCTGCAAAGAGCGGTTCCGGACAGCTATAGGTCTTTGGCTGTAGCCTTACAGCGGTTACACAGCGCGCTCCAAAGTCTGGGATAGCCCCCAAGTACCCCGTGTGGCCTCACCAATTCCAGGAGACCAAGGCGGGGGGCGCTAAGTGCTGGTAGGCGGGGATGAGGCCGAGCGCCGAGCCGGGCCCGAAGGCCGTGTAGCCCGGCAAAGGGCAGGCCGCGGACGCCGGATAGCTGTACTTGTCCTGGGCCGACGCGGTGCCGGCCTCACTGTTGCTGCTGCATGGCTGCCCATCGTGCACCAGCACGGGCACCACCACGCGGCGCAGCAGGCCGGGCGCAGGGTGCAGCTCAGCAGAGGTTGCCAGGTCTGGCGACTCCGCGGCTCCCGGCGCGCGTGCCCGTTTCAACTTGTAGCGATGGTTCTGGAACCAGATCTTGACCTGAGTGGGCGTGAGGCGGAGCAGGCGCGCCAGCTGTTCACGCTCGGGAGCAGATAGGTAGCGCTGCTGCCGGAAGCGTCGCTCCAGCTCCAGTGTCTGCGCTTTAGAGAACAGCACCCTCCGTTTCTTCCTCTTCTCGGCGTCCGAGCCCCGAGACGTAAGCTGAGAGGACACCCGCCGCGAGTCTGGGGGGCTGGTCTCCAGGCTGCTCTCGTCCGAGGCTAGGAACGGCAAAGGACACACGGTCTGGTGAGATGCCGGTCCCTCCGAGCGTCTGGAGCCCTTTTAGGCATCAAGCCGCCAGCCGGAGGGCGTCCCCACTCACGCGCGACTTGCAGAGCGAGACCGTTTCCTTCACTGGGTTCGCATCTTGGTACCCACCTCTTGGAATTTACTGACCCATTCATACCATAACAGCTCACCAGGCATGAGATACTTCTTCAAAGAAACCCACCTCAGGGCCCTCTCAAAATAACTT is a window from the Urocitellus parryii isolate mUroPar1 chromosome 6, mUroPar1.hap1, whole genome shotgun sequence genome containing:
- the Nkx2-8 gene encoding homeobox protein Nkx-2.8, coding for MATSGRLSFTVRSLLNLPEPEAQHRPRREPEPRTPGADHWLESERSHYPSSDESSLETSPPDSRRVSSQLTSRGSDAEKRKKRRVLFSKAQTLELERRFRQQRYLSAPEREQLARLLRLTPTQVKIWFQNHRYKLKRARAPGAAESPDLATSAELHPAPGLLRRVVVPVLVHDGQPCSSNSEAGTASAQDKYSYPASAACPLPGYTAFGPGSALGLIPAYQHLAPPALVSWNW